A genome region from Anopheles stephensi strain Indian chromosome 2, UCI_ANSTEP_V1.0, whole genome shotgun sequence includes the following:
- the LOC118506376 gene encoding protein pellino isoform X1 produces the protein MVKRTDGTESPIITESDADTDKPRMRYGELVILGYNGFLPQGDRGRRRSKFVLYKRTESNGVKRSKHYIVQSPQSSQAILDAKQHSISYTLSRNQAVIVEYKEDPDTDMFQVGRSSESPIDFVVMDTLPGDKKDAKIVQSTISRFACRILVDRADGNKARIYAAGFDSSRNIFLGEKATKWQDNVEIDGLTTNGVLIMHPKGDFCGGNADCGQWRETSVGGDVFSLRECRSAQQKGQQIYDESNVLQDGTLIDLCGATLLWRSAEGLRHSPTKKDLEKLVDEINAGRPQCPVGLNTLVIPRKVSLGDHVNQPYVYLNCGHVQGQHGWGQDKNTNARRCPMCLEVGPVVTLCMGVEPAFYVDSGPPTYAFNPCGHMATEKTVKYWANVDIPHGTNGFQSVCPFCATPLVGSPGYIKLIFQDNLD, from the exons ATGGTGAAACG AACTGACGGCACAGAGTCTCCGATAATTACGGAGAGCGATGCAGATACAGACAAACCACGGATGAGATACGGAGAACTCGTGATACTAGG ATATAATGGATTTCTACCACAGGGCGACCGTGGCCGACGCCGGTCAAAGTTTGTCCTGTACAAGCGCACCGAATCAAATGGCGTCAAGCGGTCCAAACACTACATCGTCCAGTCGCCCCAGTCCTCGCAGGCCATCCTGGACGCGAAACAGCACTCCATATCGTACACGCTCTCCCGCAATCAGGCCGTCATCGTAGAGTACAAAGAGGACCCAGATACGGATATGTTTCAG GTGGGACGATCATCCGAATCGCCGATCGATTTCGTTGTGATGGACACACTCCCCGGAGACAAGAAGGATGCAAAGATTGTGCAGAGCACAATTTCCAGATTTGCATGCAGAATTTTGGTGGACCGAGCGGACGGCAACAAGGCGCGGATATATGCGGCAGGGTTCGATTCTAGCAGAAACATATTTCTCGGG gAGAAAGCCACCAAATGGCAGGATAACGTAGAAATCGATGGCCTCACTACCAACGGCGTACTGATAATGCATCCAAAGGGAGACTTTTGCGGTGGCAACGCAGACTGCGGACAGTGGCGGGAAACGTCAGTCGGGGGCGACGTCTTTAGCTTGCGGGAATGCCGATCGGCACAACAGAAGGGGCAGCAGATCTACGACGAGTCGAATGTGCTGCAGGATGGCACACTGATCGATCTCTGCGGTGCGACGCTTCTGTGGCGTTCGGCCGAAGGTTTACGGCATTCACCG ACAAAGAAGGACCTGGAAAAGTTAGTAGACGAAATCAATGCTGGCCGGCCACAATGTCCGGTCGGCTTAAACACGTTAGTTATTCCTAGAAAAGTGTCATTGGGTGATCACGTCAATCAGCCTTACGTATATCTTAACTGTGGCCATGTTCAGG GTCAGCATGGTTGGGGTCAggataaaaacacaaacgcacgGCGGTGTCCAATGTGTCTGGAGGTCGGCCCGGTGGTGACGCTGTGCATGGGAGTAGAGCCCGCATTTTACGTAGATTCTGGTCCACCAACGTACGCGTTCAACCCGTGCGGCCATATGGCGACGGAGAAAACAGTCAA ATACTGGGCAAATGTCGATATACCTCACGGTACCAACGGTTTTCAGTCGGTTTGCCCGTTCTGTGCTACCCCGCTTGTAGGATCTCCCGGTTACATAAAGCTGATTTTCCAGGACAATTTAGATTAA
- the LOC118506376 gene encoding protein pellino isoform X2, protein MRYGELVILGYNGFLPQGDRGRRRSKFVLYKRTESNGVKRSKHYIVQSPQSSQAILDAKQHSISYTLSRNQAVIVEYKEDPDTDMFQVGRSSESPIDFVVMDTLPGDKKDAKIVQSTISRFACRILVDRADGNKARIYAAGFDSSRNIFLGEKATKWQDNVEIDGLTTNGVLIMHPKGDFCGGNADCGQWRETSVGGDVFSLRECRSAQQKGQQIYDESNVLQDGTLIDLCGATLLWRSAEGLRHSPTKKDLEKLVDEINAGRPQCPVGLNTLVIPRKVSLGDHVNQPYVYLNCGHVQGQHGWGQDKNTNARRCPMCLEVGPVVTLCMGVEPAFYVDSGPPTYAFNPCGHMATEKTVKYWANVDIPHGTNGFQSVCPFCATPLVGSPGYIKLIFQDNLD, encoded by the exons ATGAGATACGGAGAACTCGTGATACTAGG ATATAATGGATTTCTACCACAGGGCGACCGTGGCCGACGCCGGTCAAAGTTTGTCCTGTACAAGCGCACCGAATCAAATGGCGTCAAGCGGTCCAAACACTACATCGTCCAGTCGCCCCAGTCCTCGCAGGCCATCCTGGACGCGAAACAGCACTCCATATCGTACACGCTCTCCCGCAATCAGGCCGTCATCGTAGAGTACAAAGAGGACCCAGATACGGATATGTTTCAG GTGGGACGATCATCCGAATCGCCGATCGATTTCGTTGTGATGGACACACTCCCCGGAGACAAGAAGGATGCAAAGATTGTGCAGAGCACAATTTCCAGATTTGCATGCAGAATTTTGGTGGACCGAGCGGACGGCAACAAGGCGCGGATATATGCGGCAGGGTTCGATTCTAGCAGAAACATATTTCTCGGG gAGAAAGCCACCAAATGGCAGGATAACGTAGAAATCGATGGCCTCACTACCAACGGCGTACTGATAATGCATCCAAAGGGAGACTTTTGCGGTGGCAACGCAGACTGCGGACAGTGGCGGGAAACGTCAGTCGGGGGCGACGTCTTTAGCTTGCGGGAATGCCGATCGGCACAACAGAAGGGGCAGCAGATCTACGACGAGTCGAATGTGCTGCAGGATGGCACACTGATCGATCTCTGCGGTGCGACGCTTCTGTGGCGTTCGGCCGAAGGTTTACGGCATTCACCG ACAAAGAAGGACCTGGAAAAGTTAGTAGACGAAATCAATGCTGGCCGGCCACAATGTCCGGTCGGCTTAAACACGTTAGTTATTCCTAGAAAAGTGTCATTGGGTGATCACGTCAATCAGCCTTACGTATATCTTAACTGTGGCCATGTTCAGG GTCAGCATGGTTGGGGTCAggataaaaacacaaacgcacgGCGGTGTCCAATGTGTCTGGAGGTCGGCCCGGTGGTGACGCTGTGCATGGGAGTAGAGCCCGCATTTTACGTAGATTCTGGTCCACCAACGTACGCGTTCAACCCGTGCGGCCATATGGCGACGGAGAAAACAGTCAA ATACTGGGCAAATGTCGATATACCTCACGGTACCAACGGTTTTCAGTCGGTTTGCCCGTTCTGTGCTACCCCGCTTGTAGGATCTCCCGGTTACATAAAGCTGATTTTCCAGGACAATTTAGATTAA